Proteins co-encoded in one Candidatus Thiodictyon syntrophicum genomic window:
- a CDS encoding ATP-binding cassette domain-containing protein: MSEAPNAMMKLPAEQVRQLALTAIRIEGLTIVWHKGTPRQETPLEDWSEHLRFTRDGPGSRLPIIGRSGSGKSSLLYVLAALKRPAVGRLSYEFQSADGASWQLTIEADLKDPEWARRARFLRRHCLGYLDQDTRLLPYLRMRENLEAVPRLLTGWRDEHQNRVDGMLPRLFPEVSESKPQDFPATLSGGQRRRAAMFPLMVDPPRVLFADEPTGSLDPALSRSLLDEVGAWQGETGSVFIWVTHDDPAGLGQRAGQVLDFGNGGGPRLMSAMAAANHGGV; this comes from the coding sequence ATGAGCGAGGCGCCGAATGCGATGATGAAGCTACCCGCGGAGCAAGTGCGCCAGTTAGCGTTGACCGCTATTCGGATCGAAGGCCTGACCATCGTCTGGCATAAGGGCACACCGCGGCAGGAGACACCCCTCGAAGATTGGTCGGAGCACCTGCGCTTCACCCGCGACGGCCCTGGCTCCCGCCTGCCGATCATCGGACGCAGCGGGTCGGGCAAGTCCAGTCTGCTGTATGTGCTCGCCGCCCTCAAGCGACCGGCCGTCGGGCGGTTGAGCTATGAGTTCCAGAGCGCCGACGGGGCGTCATGGCAGTTGACCATCGAGGCCGATCTGAAGGACCCCGAATGGGCGCGGCGCGCCCGTTTTCTGCGGCGGCATTGCCTCGGCTATCTGGATCAGGACACGCGACTGCTCCCCTACCTGCGGATGCGCGAGAACCTCGAAGCGGTGCCCCGCCTGCTGACCGGCTGGCGGGACGAGCACCAGAACCGGGTCGATGGGATGCTGCCGCGCCTGTTCCCGGAGGTCAGCGAATCCAAACCGCAGGACTTCCCGGCCACCCTGTCGGGCGGCCAGCGCCGACGCGCCGCGATGTTTCCCCTGATGGTCGATCCACCGCGGGTACTGTTCGCGGATGAGCCGACGGGGAGTCTCGACCCCGCATTGAGCCGTTCGCTGTTGGATGAGGTGGGCGCCTGGCAGGGCGAGACCGGGAGTGTCTTTATCTGGGTCACTCACGATGATCCGGCCGGGCTCGGCCAACGGGCGGGCCAGGTGCTGGACTTCGGTAACGGCGGTGGGCCACGGCTGATGTCGGCCATGGCGGCGGCAAACCATGGGGGGGTATGA